In the genome of Spirochaetota bacterium, the window GACCTCTAAAATATCACTTATTAATTCTTTTAAAGCCCCTGTGATATCATCTATCCTGTCTTCAAAATAATGATACGCAATGATAGTTGGGATTGCAACAATTAATCCCGCAGCAGTGGTGATGAGTGCTTCCCATACACCACCAGCAAGCGCAGAAGGATTTACCTGCCCCTGCATATTTTGAATACCCATGAATACTTTAATCATACCTGTAACCGTGCCTAAAAGCCCTAAAAGAGGGGCAATATTACCAATAATTGCAAGCCAGTTTAAACGCTCTTCTAGATTGCGCACAAAAAAAGTAGCAAACCGTACCAGTTTATGTTCAGCTTCATGTAATTCATAATCTATTGAATAATTTTTACTTTTATCCAGTACATGTATCATATCGCGCACCAACCCTGAACAAGCTTCAATATCGCTAAATGACATGCTGCCTGAGGCAAACTTCTGTTTAAAAAGAATAATGGATCCCCAGATATAAGACTTTGCCTTAATCAAAACAATCAAACGTTCAATAAAAATGGCAAGTGACAATATTGAGCATATAAGAATTGGCCACATTACAGGGCCACCTTTTTGAAATAGTATCATCATAGCATCACTCATTAAATTTTAATGTTACTATTCATATATCATAACATTATATTGACAACTTTTTTATGAATTTCTGTAAAATTTTAGCATCATTCTATGATTAGGCACTACATACAATCTATTAACTGGCACGTTTTTAATAATACAATATTCTGTGTGTGATTACACAAAACAACTCTATATTTTATTCCACGTTTAACATTATCACATTGCTACTGTAAATATTCTATAATTGGAATTTATTATACAAATTATTATTTATGCACAATATTTTCTATTAACTGTATTCTAAAAATAATTATATCCAAATAAAAATATTTTTTT includes:
- a CDS encoding MotA/TolQ/ExbB proton channel family protein; amino-acid sequence: MMILFQKGGPVMWPILICSILSLAIFIERLIVLIKAKSYIWGSIILFKQKFASGSMSFSDIEACSGLVRDMIHVLDKSKNYSIDYELHEAEHKLVRFATFFVRNLEERLNWLAIIGNIAPLLGLLGTVTGMIKVFMGIQNMQGQVNPSALAGGVWEALITTAAGLIVAIPTIIAYHYFEDRIDDITGALKELISDILEVIKQ